Within Mongoliitalea daihaiensis, the genomic segment GTGATTGTCTTCATATACTACGGAGAATGCTTTCTTTTTCATGGACTTAATATTCCGAGGTAAAGTGAAAATCGATTTCAGGGTAATTGTCTTGCACCATCTGCAACCAAGCTTTGGACTCTGCCATAAAGACTAATTTATCATCTTTATCTTTCGCAATATGCCTACTTTTGGAACGAACAAACTCATCCAACTGCTTTTTATCCTTACTGCTGATCCAACATGCCTTGTACAAATTCATAGGAGAAAACTCTACGGATGCATTGTACTCCTGCTTCAATCGAAACTGAATAACTTCAAACTGTAGTTGACCTACAGTACCTACCACTTTACGGTTACCCATTTCATAGGTAAAATACTGGGCAACTCCCTCTTCCATCAACTGCTTCAGGCCTTTTTCCAATTGCTTGGTTTTCATCGCATCTTTATTGATGACTTCTTTGAAAATCTCCGGAGAAAAACTTGGTATTCCTTTGAACGTAAGGCTTTCTCCTTCCGTCAACGAATCCCCTATTTTCAAATTACCCGTATCGTACAAACCGATGATATCTCCTGGAAAGGCTTCATCTACGATTTCCCTATCCTGCGCCATAAATTGCGTTACATTAGAAAAACGTAGGGGCTTAGGCCCTCTTACATGATTGTAAGGCTTGTTTCGCTCAAATTTACCTGAACAAATTCTCAAAAAGGCAATTCTGTTTCTATGGTTTGGATCCATGTTCGCATGGATTTTAAATACAAACCCAGAAAACTTTGATTCCTCAGGTAGAACTTCCCGCTCTTCCGCATTCCTGCTTTTAGGTGCTGGTGCTATGTTGATGAATGTATCCAACATTTCATTGACTCCGAAATTATTCACCGCAGAACCAAAAAATACAGGTGCTACTCTACCTTCCAGGTATTCGTTTACATCAAAATCAGGATACACACCCTCAATCAATTCCACATCCTCTCTTAATTGATTGGCTGGGTTTTGACCAATAAGCGTATCCAATTGAGCGTCGTCTAAGTTTTCGATCACTGCTCGATCATCGGAAAGCTTTCGCTGACTTGGAGTAAACAGGTTTAATTTTTTATCATATAAATTATAGACACCTTTGAAGCTTTTCCCCATACCTATTGGCCAAGAAAGGGGGCGAACTTGAATATTCAACTTGGTCTCCACTTCATCCAATAATTCATATGGATCTCTTCCCTCTCTATCAAGTTTGTTGATAAAACAAATCACAGGTGTATTTCGCATCCGGCACACTTCCATCAATTTCTCTGTCTGAATCTCCACCCCTTTCACACAATCGATTACCATGATTACCGAATCCACCGCTGTCAATGTACGGTAGGTATCTTCCGCAAAATCCTGGTGACCAGGAGTATCCAGCAAATTGATTTTTACTCCTTTATATTCGAAACCCATGACAGAGGTAGCCACAGAAATCCCCCGCTGCTTCTCGATTTCCATCCAGTCAGATTTGGTAGCTACGTCGATCTTGTTGGATTTTACGGCACCCGCCGTCTGAATAGCTCCACCAAAAAGCAGGAGTTTTTCAGTCAAGGTAGTTTTTCCCGCATCCGGGTGGGCAATGATAGCAAAGGTTCTGCGCTTCTGTATTTCGGTGGTCAAACTCATCTAAATTCCTGATTCAGTTTTTTTTCAGTTTGCAAAGGTACGGTAAATTTCCGAGAAATTTGGGGAGAGGGATAATGTTACAGAGAACTCTAATTGAGAGATTGTGATTGGGAGAGAAAGAAATATGCTGGTGCGAAATAAATTGATATAAGCCTACGGCGACATATAAGAGGTGTTTAAATACTTGAATTATTCTTAAAAAATATAGGGGAATTAGGGTAGAAGAAAATGCAAAGCTCACGTTGCGGGCGTAGCGTTTAACCCTTTGCGTCCGTAGCGAGAAAAGATGCCGACTGATGAATGAAGGTAAAGGAGGAAAATAATTAGGAATTTGGAATGATGGATTTAGAATCAGATGCAAGACCTACTTTGCGGGCGTAGCGCTCAACCTTTGCGCCCGTGGCGTGAAAAAAAATGTCGAATGATGAATGTCTAACTACGAATGATGAATTACGGTAAAGGAGGAAGGGTGAAGGATGAAGGAGGAAAATAATTAGGAATTTGGAATGAGGAATTTAGAATGAGATGCAAAACCTACTTTGCGGGCATAGCGCTCAACCTTTGCGTCCGTGGCGAGAAAAAAATGTCGAATGATGAACTTCCAACTCCGAATCCCCATCCCCCGAGCCATGCGAGGAAATTAAAAGTCAAGCCTACCATTTTATCTAACCTATCCCCCAAAATTTCTCGCAACACTTTAATCTGTGAAAATCTGTGCCATCTGTGGACTTTTTTATTTCAGATTTTAGAGGTTAGATTTTAGATTTATCCGTGTAGAATGACACCTTCGTGTAATTAGTGCCATTCGTGGACTTCTTTATTTTAGATTTTAGAGGTTAGATTTTAGATTTATCCGTGTAGAATGACGCCTTCGTGTAATTAGTACCATTCGTGGACTTCTTTATTTTAGATTTTAGAGGTTAGATTTTAGATTTATCCGTGTAGAATGACGCCTTCGTGTAATTAGTGCTATTCGTGGACTTTTTTCGGGAAACCTACTCTACCACAAACTCAAAAATCACCTGTCCCATCTTTCCATCCGGGCTGAGGGCTTCGAAGTTGCCGGTGAATATGGAGCGGATATCGGAGGTATAAAATTCCATCTCAGCCTTCCCCTCTTCATCGGTCAAGATATACGGCATCCATGTCAGTGTATTCCTGTAATCCGACTCCGGGTCATTTTTGGAAGCTATATCCAGATACTTTTTATGCACAAACCCTGAACCCATAAAAAATCCCTTGGTTCGGGTCATATTATACATCTTCATTAACTCTTCATCCGTGTAGACCGGATATCTGTACTTTATTCTTCTCCAATTACCAGCTGTTAAAACAAAGTGATGACTGGGATGCTTAGCCTTTTCCATATTAATTATTTCGGTATATTCTTTCCCCTCAATTGGCTTATTATTTTCCTCCTTACATCTTGGATCGCCACAATTTAATATTTCCGAAAGCATTAAAACAGGCCTACACAAATAATCATTATTAAAATCCAACTTAGCCCTTTCAGCCAGATCACCTATAAACTTTTCCCGCTCTTGGACCAAGCGCTTTCCTCGGACCACAAATTCTCCCAATAGAATCATATTCCTGTCAAAGGCTGGATAGTCCAACTTCTCCTCTTCCTGCTTTCCATAGTCCATGCTTGAGTACATCATTTCTGCTCTATCCATCATCTGTTCCAGTGGTGCAAGCGGATCCGATATGGAAAGTTCGATCTCCGTATTCTCTTTCGGCAGCGCTCTTACATACAGATATTCATCTCGCCCAAAGTCCAAGGTTTCTGTATCAATTTCAAAATTACCCGCTCCATTCAAGGGAATAAACTCTGTAGAGGCCTCATCGTCTCCTCGGAACAACAGTGCATAATTTGGATTGTCCTGCTTTTTGGAGCTTTTATAGATTATCTGTCCCCTTAGCTTGTTGGGAAGAAGGGGGGGCTTGGGCTGATTGTCTTTCATCTGCTCTTCCAGCCAGATATACTGTTCTACCGCACAGGCTTCCAATATGGTCTGAAGCTTTCTGTTGTCATTTGTCTCAGGTGCTGTCATCAACGACTCAAGATTGGGCTGTGGCCCCACTTGGGTGAGTATATGGGCAACCGTGTATAGGTTTCTTTTGTATCCTTGGTTATGGAAAAGCTTATCCGATACAGCCCCTCCCAAGAGTACACCCCCTAGCGCCTGTCCCTGGGAATCCTTTACTGTGAAGGTAACACCGACTTTCTCCCTGCTACCGTATGCAGATCGGTGGAGGCTGGCTTCCACATGCAGTTTACCATTGTTCTCTATCCATGTCAGTCGTTGGCCCAAGGGTTCGGAAGCTTCGTTGAATACTGCCACTTCTGCTATGCCTGATGGAATATGGGCGATTGGTATCTTTATCTGGGAATTGCTTTCCAGCATCAATTCCTGAAACACGTACACAATCCCTCTCATCTGTATCCTCACAAGGTGTTTCTGACGGGGCCAAGAAGTCTGAATGCCCACCATCAGCGTATCAACCATAGGCCTTAGATTGATCGTCACTCCCTCTTCTTCGATCTGATCAAAGACAGTTACTGTATCTGAGGGTGCATCGTTCCAACGAATTTCATATACAGCACCTTTTTCAGGTCTGATTCTCAGTTTACCCAATCCATCTGCACCCAGGTTAATGAATGTGAGTATTTCTCCGTCTTTCAAAAGTACTCCCTGTCTTGATTGGTCTTTGGAAGCACTGCCCGTGGATGAAAGCATCACAGAGGTTTCCTGATGATGGACTAGTTTACCACTCTCCGCATGCCAGGTCAGTCGGTTTGATTCATTTTGGTTCTTCAGAGGTAGCCTTTGGAATACCTGTTTATTGCCTGAAACTATCTCCAGGTCCAGTAATTGCGCATCGTTTCTTTGGATTGGGATGGAAAGTTTCCCTTCTGCATCTGAGCGGAAAGATGCCTGATGCACAGGTTTCTTTTGCACGTCCAGCCAGCTAGCCTTCACTTCAGCATCCGAGAGTCTGTTGGCTTGTTTATCGGAGAGTATCAGACTTAGACTGTCCCCATCATCCTCATGGTTATGTCTGATGATAATCTCAGGACTGATGTATTTGCGGATTTCGAGTTCCTTGAATGCATGGTAGCGCTCCATCCCATGGTACACTCCTGAGGGAGAATAGGCTTCCAACTGGTATATCCCTGGAGCGAGATCATCCTTGACAAGGACCATCCCATCTGAAAAACCTCCTATAAGCGGGTACTTTTCCTCCCAAAAAACATCCCTGTCCGTCTGTTTCACCAGTCTCAGATACAGGATACTGTCCTTGGGATGCGGAGTTAACAACTGTCCATCAAGCTGAGTAAACCTGAACCAAAGCTGTTCCCCTGTCTCGTAAATATCCTTGTCCGTCTGCAGGTACTCTATCGGTCTTGCATGCTCCCTTGCCCTTTGCTCAAACTCCACCACAAGCTTTTGTTCATAAGCCGTCTGCCCCTGTGCTAGGTAGGACAGGCTCGTGAAAAAAATACAGCATAGCAACAATTGTTTAATCATGGGTGGTAATGATGTCTATTAGGGACTTATCGGCTTTAGGAGAAATATAATATAACGATTTGATAGTTGATTCCTCAAGTTCTAAAACTATGGGATAAATACTGTTATCTGAGGTAATGAGAAACTTATTTTCCAAATCAATCAATACATTGGAATGTTTGTTTACATCTATGCCAATTTTATTCTGGAGCATCTTTAAGGATTCAATCCGTGTTAAAATAAATAACACTTCCGTGCGATTGATATTATTCTTGATGAATTCTTCTACGGTAGAGATGCATCCTTGGCAGCCTAAACTTGGAAGGATAACAGCGTATTTGTAGGTGTTTATGTCCGAGACATTTACTAACTTTTTTTGTAGGTAACTTTCGGATTGATCCTTACTTCCGCAAGAGACCAGCAAAAAACAAATAAAGGATAACCCAATCACAACAATCCCAGGTCTAGTTTTCATCCGAAGTAAGTTTAAATAATTTAAAAACCATGTAATCCTCATTGCTACTCAGCATGTCTGTGTACTCTATCAGTAACCCATCTTTTGTCACGATGATGTTATCGATATTCCAGTTTTTCGATAACCCGAGCTCTTTTTTACCCAATACTTTAAATTCGGAATCGTAGATGATAATACTGACCGGTTTGAGGGATAAATCCTTGACTCCGGTAGTACTCATTTCCGCATTCATTAAAACTCTGTAATATACCTTTCGGTGTTTATCGTATTTGATTCCTGCATAGATATCTGACTCTATCAGATGACTGAGCATAATTTCCCTTGTAGGATTTTTCATAGAAATGGGTTTGACTACTTTGGTCCCAAATTCGGAATCAACAACTTCACTTAAACCCTCCTTTTCGAGTGATGCAGTAAATAAACTATTGGAAATAGGGAAACTGTAGACCATCACTTTCTGATCGGGATTCCAATCATAATAGACAGTTGTGTAATACGGATCATCCCAGTTAAACTTACTCCCATAGATGTTTTTTGGATAAGTATGGCGATAGGTAAGTTCATGGGTTGATAAATCAAATGACGCCGTAAACTTAAAAGTGTCCAAGATATTATCAGGAATTGCCCACATAAAACTCCCAGAAAAAATCAATTTGTCATCAATCCTGATAAATGGTGTGATTGTTCTTGGAAAAAATTGGGGATATGATAAAAGCCAATTGCTATCATTGATCGGTAAATTATTGACCAGTGAAATCGTTCTTAATTTAATACCCTTGTCATTTACAAATACCAGATCATTTTTGATCATATCAAAAACGGTTATGGAATCCCTATTGATAATATGGTATCCGACAGGTCTGCCAACCTGATGCTCTCCCTCGGCATAAATCACAGTTCTTTCGAGATATTTATTTTCATTCAGATCAAACCAATAAATAGATCTGTTGAACGCATTGAAAAAGGTAAGCAAATTTTCTTCCTCCAATACCTGAACAAAAGGAGGCTTTGGTGGACTCACACTGTCCAAGGGAATGACTAGACTATCTATTTCCTCTAACGTAACGCTGTATTCAGAGTCATTTTTATATTCTTGCCTTTGACTACAGCAAACACAGTTCAACAATAATACGAGAGAGATTAGCTTTAAAAACTTTTGCATGTGAGACTCTTTGATTTTTTTTAAAATAAGAGGTTGATTTTCCTATCATCAACCTCTTATGAAAGTTATTACTTTGCCTGTTTTCTACGTTGATCAAGTAAGCGCTTTACATGTAATCAACGTGGGAAAGGCCTTTAAGGATTTGGCCATGGATCAGGAATTTGATCATGTGTTAGAAAGTTAAGTAAAACATAATTTTTATTGCCTTTGTAAAAGCTGTTACTAAGAAAGAAAGAAATAAAGAAGCAAGTTTTTAGTTGAAAAATTTTTTTACCACAAAATCCATGTAAAAATATCATAAACATCTTATTTACGTATTTAATCTGTTTATAATTCAATTTAATACATTTAAACCTGAAGATTTAAGATCAAAAAATGGTGTACATATGAATTAAATGTATGAAGTACGGATAGATTAAAGGTTTTAACCGATGAAAAATCACTTGGCAGGCGTAGCGCTCAACCGTGGCGGACGTGGCGAGAAAAAAATGTCGAATGATGAATTATTGGAAAGGATGAAGATAATTAGGAATTTGGAATGAGGAATTTAGAATGAGATGCAAGACCCACTTAGCGGGCGTAGCGCTCAACCGTTGCGTCCGTAGCGAGAAAAAAATTTCGAATGATGAACGTCCAACTCCGAATGATGAATTATTGGAAAGGATGAAGGGTGAAGGAGGACCGAGCGTAAAGAAAAGCTATATTGATAGCTTTTTAGCGAAGGGCCAGCTTGGGGGGTGGGAAGAAAAGGAGGAATGTCATCCCACGAGTCATGCGAGGAAATTTACAAAAACAAGCCTATCTTTTTTGCGCCCCTTTCTTCCGCAAGGCAGGTCTGCGTGAAACATTTGCATGAAACCTACTCAACCACAAACTCAAAAATACGCATGAGCTATAGCTTAGGTAAAATATTTTGTAAATCATACTTGATAAATTCATCCGAATGAACGTCAAATGTATACATTGTTTGATTTTTAAAATCTATGTCAAATGAGGTAAAATGTTCACCTGTGCCAATTTTAGCTAACGGTTTGCCTTCATAATCAAAAAGTAAAATACTAGGTAATTTTTTTCTAGACATTTGATACACACCTTCATTTTCATTAATGAAAACAATTCCAAAAAAATCATCAAATAAACTCAAATTTGCGATAGTGTATATTCTATTCCATCTAAATGTAGATTGAATTTGTTTTATATCAGATAATTTTTCTTCCAAGCAAATAGACTTTTTAAAAGTCCCATCAATAGCATAGATATTAATATTATTTAATCCAATAGGAGCTTCAATCACTCTATCCTTAATTCTATTATACCCCGTTAAAGTGGACAAAATATTAAAATCCTCCCCTTCTTGGATAGTTACGTCATTCAGTTTGGCAGCAACATCTAAAGGCTTTTTTTTACCATTAGTGATTGTATAACGTACTTGTTGAGTATCTCGATTAAAGACTTCTTTGACAAAAAAGGTGTTACTATCCAATTTTGCAAATGCAAAAGAAAATGGAATAATGTCTCCAACATACTCAGTTAGTACTTCTTGATCTAATTCGAGTGACTCAGAAACATTAAATTTCATTACCCGACCCTTTTGAAAATCATACATGTAAGCTAATAAACTACCATTCTCTTTTTCAAAAGCAACCTTATTTAAATCAGAACCTTGCATAAATTCTAAGGGACCATCACCTATTTTGAAAAAACTCCCCAGGAATTTGTAATCTGGTAAGTCATAAATTTCCCAAAGCGCCCCCGAACTAGATTTTTCAATAATCAAATAATTTTCAAGGATTTTTATTTCTCTCATTCCAACACTGTTTACTTCGGGAAACCCTTTTTTATTTAGATTGACCTCCAATGGGAACTCTAAAATATATCCCACATCATCAAAAGCCATGTGCAGTGTTTCATCTGATGATTTAAAAAAGCTACATGAAGTGTTCAGGATCAACGAAAATATTATTATAATTTCTGTTTTTTTCATTTTTCTTAATACTTAAAAACAAGGGATTGTCACCAATACCCTTGACTATTTATTATAATGATTTAACATTCGCTTTCGATTGTAAATACACAATCTGTAGCATTATTTACCCATGAACAAGTCCCACAGTACCTGACTTGACTCCCATTTTTTGTTTTAATACAAGTCCAACAAGGTTCCTTTGTTCCTTCTCCTGGGTCAACTGATTCTTGTCCAAAAGCGGAACTCATTATAGAGAAAGCGCCACCTGCAATTATTGCTATGCCAATTAGTAATTTTCTCATTGAAGTTTTTGTTTAAGTAGGAATTGATTGAATTAACTTTCAAAGTGTAAACACTAATAAAGTTCATTAAAGAAAGAAAGAAAGAAAGAAAGAAATATTTAGTTTGAAAAAATTTTTATTTCCAACCCATCTGATGCGTCGAAGAAATAAATATTAACACATTTCACCTATCTATATGTCAATTTTAGCTGTTTATCCCTGATTAGAAAATAAAACGCAGTTGGGAGTTATTTAGGCGTCATAATTGTTTGTAGTCCCGACATCTATCGGCATCAGCAGGTAAAATCTAGATTTAAATCTATGCAACCCTCCGAGCACTGCGAGGAAATAAAAAAATCAGGCCTAACAAAGCATGTCAGCTATTGCTCAAATCTCACTTGGCATTTCTCTGTGAATATCTGTGCCATCTGTGGACTTTTTTATATAAGATTTAAGAGGGTAGACCTGCCTTCCGTCAGGAAGGTTTTAGATTTGGGCTTAATCCACCATTTTTGCGCCTTTGCGCCCCTGTCTTCCGCCAGGAAGGTCTGCGTGAAACCCAATACACATTCATGGACCTTTTTATCAGTCTCTTAAGGTATTTCTCCAAGCAAAGGCCAACATCGGTAATTGTTGATAGCTATTCACACCCGCCTTGACTCCTTGAGTTTTCAGGAAAAGATCATTGGACTTACGACTGATCTCTAAATTAAAGGGCTTGATCTGCTCCTGTATTTTTTGAATAGATAAGAGATCATTCCGAATTCCTGTGGGCAAGCCTTGGTAAAACTCCCTGTAAAGATCCCGGGACATCCGGTACAGATCATTCATCTGATACCGTAAAAGACGGAGCTGCCCCGAGTATTGGAGTAAAGGATCCTCTGAATTGGAGCAAATGACCCAAGCTATAAAATTCGCCTCTCCCTCATCTGTAACTCCATAGCTATGGGCCATTTCATGGGCAATCGTAAAGGGTTTTTCTAAAGGATGTAAAGTGGGGTCTATATAGCTCTCTCCGGTGAAAGGGAAATAGATACCCAAAATGCCCATTCTACGCATAAAACCAGCGGGATAAAATTGCTTGGTCCTAGGATCACCAGTAAAATTTAACCCCAATAAATACAGGTTTTCCCGCATATTAGAACGAACTAAGCGCTCCAAACTATCGTATGGAAGGATTTCTTCAATCGCAGTAGTATCTTGGTGAATGGTATTGCGAAGCTGATTGACTATCCGCAACGTAAGATTCATTTCTTCTTCCAATTGCTCTGAATTGAGAGGAATGGGTTGGATTTCGACTTGTTGGAAAATTGGGATACGTTGGTAATTATAGCCCCAAAGAACCAAGAAAAAAAAGACAATGGCGCCCAAACTATTGAATAGCGAGCGAATACTGTATCCTAATTTATTTTTCCAGCCTAGCTTTTGGAAAAAGTAATACATGAAGATACCAATAAAAATAAAAATGGAGGCCACAAAGAGATACACTGTGGCAAATGGTAACTTGGATATCGTAGCATCTACAATATTGCGAATGCCCGGAAAAACAGTTCGAGAGTAAACCAATTCGGTTTTCTCAGGGTACTTAATTGCAAAGTGCCTGACCAGCAAGCTAGTCAGGCCTAATATTGTCCACGTCCAATTTCCTTTAAACACCTTCTGCTTGTACCTCTTTTACTTCCGGAATCATACGGGTTAGTAGATTTTGAATTCCTGCTTTTAGCGTCACCGTACTGGAAGGACAGCCCGAACAGCTTCCCTGCAACAATACTTTTACGATACCATCCTGAAAACTGTGGAATACAATCGCACCTCCATCTTGTTCAACGGCAGGACGTATGTATTCGTCCAAAATTCCCTTGATTTTTTTTACGATTTCAGAATCATTTTCGTCAAACAATGGATCTTTATCATACACCACTGTCACGGCTGCCTTACCTGCCTCCAAATATTTTTTGATATGGTCTCGGATAAAATCCTGAATTTCAAACCAGTCTATATCTTCCTTTTTCGTTACTGTCACGAAGTTAGACGCAACAAATACCCGCTCCACGGCAGCATAATTGAATAATTCATACGCTAACGGAGAAGAATCTGTACTCTCTTGGGTTGGATAATCGAAACTGACACCATCATCTGCCAACATAAAATTAACCACAAACTTCATGGAGTTTGGATTAGGGTTGGCTTCCATATAAATATGTACGGGACGTTTTTGTGCTTGCAACATGTTTGATTAGATTTAATTCTCTAATTATACCTCAAAAGGCAGGAAATAGTTCCTAGACTACTCTTTTTTCCACTTAGGCGGTACCAATTGGAACATATAACTCAGTGACACCTCAATGGTGGTGGAGTTCATATCGAAAATTCTATTTTGTGATTCGGGTCTTCCAAATTCATAACTGAAGCGTACGTCTCCAGCCAACGTGGATTTTCCAAAAAGCTTAGAAAGTCCCGCACCAAGCGTCAACCCGTACATAAATCGATCAGGATTATCATCTACTTGCCCATACGTTGGGAGAAAGATGGGATTATCCACTACTTCTCGACTGATATCTTTAGCATTCATTAACACCCCTACATGTGGACCCAGCTTGATGTGAAAGCGACCTGAGTTTCCAAAATAAAAATTAGATAACAAAGGCATTTTCAAGTAACGGAGTTCCGTTTGATTAACACCTCCTGAAATAGAATCCCGTTGCGTATAACCCAAGCTAACCTGATGCAACTCCAGTGCTATCCCTGCATTTTTATTTCCAAAATACTCTGCTACAAAACCAAAAAGGGGAGCATTGAAATTAGCCGTGTTGATTGCTGGTCTTCCTGGTTCAGGTCTGTAGGTGATCGAAGAGGTTGAAAATCCCCCCCTCACTCCTACACTTAACTGAGCAGAAACTTCCAAGCTTATGACGAAAAGGATTCCAAAAAGCACTAATGATTTTTTCATACCCAAAATTATTCTAAATCTTTCACACTCCTGATAAATCAATCGAAATATGCCGCTATTTAGCAAAAGGAATAGTAAAAGAACCAACAATTGCCTGTCCATCAATACTTAAGCCCTCCACTATAATGGTCTTTGCTGATTCAACGTCATTGGTATAAAAGGCTACTTGAACTTTACCTGTCATGGAATCTGTGAATAGGTAAGGATTCCAGTATAGCGTCACCCGCTCATCTAGCTCAGGGATATCCTCCATTGTGTCATAGTCTACAAAGAAAAAATTAGCCGGTGGGTGAAATCCTTCGATTACAAAAGAGCTCATACCCGGGTTCCCAGCCAACACATCAGCAGCTCTGACATCTCCTCTTTTCAGATAGATTGCAATAATACCATTTCTTCCCATATCCCCCATAATGGATAGTATGCGAGTGACCACTTCTACACGCTCTACATCGTTGGGGTTGATAGAGCGGATTACGTTAGCTGCCGAACTTGAGGGTAGGACATTTCCATCCACCATAACCAATGGTTCGAGGGAA encodes:
- a CDS encoding NifU family protein, whose amino-acid sequence is MLQAQKRPVHIYMEANPNPNSMKFVVNFMLADDGVSFDYPTQESTDSSPLAYELFNYAAVERVFVASNFVTVTKKEDIDWFEIQDFIRDHIKKYLEAGKAAVTVVYDKDPLFDENDSEIVKKIKGILDEYIRPAVEQDGGAIVFHSFQDGIVKVLLQGSCSGCPSSTVTLKAGIQNLLTRMIPEVKEVQAEGV
- a CDS encoding DUF4221 family protein is translated as MQKFLKLISLVLLLNCVCCSQRQEYKNDSEYSVTLEEIDSLVIPLDSVSPPKPPFVQVLEEENLLTFFNAFNRSIYWFDLNENKYLERTVIYAEGEHQVGRPVGYHIINRDSITVFDMIKNDLVFVNDKGIKLRTISLVNNLPINDSNWLLSYPQFFPRTITPFIRIDDKLIFSGSFMWAIPDNILDTFKFTASFDLSTHELTYRHTYPKNIYGSKFNWDDPYYTTVYYDWNPDQKVMVYSFPISNSLFTASLEKEGLSEVVDSEFGTKVVKPISMKNPTREIMLSHLIESDIYAGIKYDKHRKVYYRVLMNAEMSTTGVKDLSLKPVSIIIYDSEFKVLGKKELGLSKNWNIDNIIVTKDGLLIEYTDMLSSNEDYMVFKLFKLTSDEN
- a CDS encoding porin family protein; the encoded protein is MKKSLVLFGILFVISLEVSAQLSVGVRGGFSTSSITYRPEPGRPAINTANFNAPLFGFVAEYFGNKNAGIALELHQVSLGYTQRDSISGGVNQTELRYLKMPLLSNFYFGNSGRFHIKLGPHVGVLMNAKDISREVVDNPIFLPTYGQVDDNPDRFMYGLTLGAGLSKLFGKSTLAGDVRFSYEFGRPESQNRIFDMNSTTIEVSLSYMFQLVPPKWKKE
- a CDS encoding peptide chain release factor 3; translation: MSLTTEIQKRRTFAIIAHPDAGKTTLTEKLLLFGGAIQTAGAVKSNKIDVATKSDWMEIEKQRGISVATSVMGFEYKGVKINLLDTPGHQDFAEDTYRTLTAVDSVIMVIDCVKGVEIQTEKLMEVCRMRNTPVICFINKLDREGRDPYELLDEVETKLNIQVRPLSWPIGMGKSFKGVYNLYDKKLNLFTPSQRKLSDDRAVIENLDDAQLDTLIGQNPANQLREDVELIEGVYPDFDVNEYLEGRVAPVFFGSAVNNFGVNEMLDTFINIAPAPKSRNAEEREVLPEESKFSGFVFKIHANMDPNHRNRIAFLRICSGKFERNKPYNHVRGPKPLRFSNVTQFMAQDREIVDEAFPGDIIGLYDTGNLKIGDSLTEGESLTFKGIPSFSPEIFKEVINKDAMKTKQLEKGLKQLMEEGVAQYFTYEMGNRKVVGTVGQLQFEVIQFRLKQEYNASVEFSPMNLYKACWISSKDKKQLDEFVRSKSRHIAKDKDDKLVFMAESKAWLQMVQDNYPEIDFHFTSEY
- a CDS encoding DUF3810 domain-containing protein codes for the protein MFKGNWTWTILGLTSLLVRHFAIKYPEKTELVYSRTVFPGIRNIVDATISKLPFATVYLFVASIFIFIGIFMYYFFQKLGWKNKLGYSIRSLFNSLGAIVFFFLVLWGYNYQRIPIFQQVEIQPIPLNSEQLEEEMNLTLRIVNQLRNTIHQDTTAIEEILPYDSLERLVRSNMRENLYLLGLNFTGDPRTKQFYPAGFMRRMGILGIYFPFTGESYIDPTLHPLEKPFTIAHEMAHSYGVTDEGEANFIAWVICSNSEDPLLQYSGQLRLLRYQMNDLYRMSRDLYREFYQGLPTGIRNDLLSIQKIQEQIKPFNLEISRKSNDLFLKTQGVKAGVNSYQQLPMLAFAWRNTLRD